The proteins below come from a single Prosthecobacter sp. SYSU 5D2 genomic window:
- the mutM gene encoding bifunctional DNA-formamidopyrimidine glycosylase/DNA-(apurinic or apyrimidinic site) lyase — MPELPEVETTLRGVSPYLVGRLVREVVVRDRRLRWPVPETVHELEGQRISEGTRRGKYLLFTSAKGTLLLHLGMSGSLRVTDPATPWRKHDHLALTTDRGMQIRLHDPRRFGAALFIQGEAPLSHPLLAELGPEPLSDAFTAAVLKAACQGRSAPIKAVIMDSHVVVGVGNIYACEALFMAGIPPMKAAGKVSGPRLQKLVAAIREVLAASIEMGGTTLRDFLNEKGEPGYFYQTLRVYDREGEPCRTCGTLVKRAVMSNRSTFYCPKCQK, encoded by the coding sequence ATGCCTGAACTCCCCGAAGTTGAAACCACCTTGCGCGGCGTCTCACCTTACCTGGTGGGTCGGTTGGTGCGGGAGGTGGTGGTGCGGGACCGCAGGCTGCGCTGGCCGGTGCCGGAGACGGTGCATGAACTGGAGGGGCAGCGCATCTCAGAGGGCACCAGGCGGGGAAAGTATTTGCTGTTCACATCCGCCAAAGGAACGCTGCTGCTGCATTTGGGCATGTCGGGGAGCCTGCGCGTGACGGACCCGGCCACGCCCTGGCGGAAGCATGACCACCTGGCTCTGACCACGGACCGGGGCATGCAGATACGCCTTCACGATCCGCGCCGTTTTGGTGCCGCCCTTTTCATCCAGGGGGAAGCCCCTCTGTCACATCCTTTGTTAGCCGAACTGGGGCCGGAGCCGCTGTCTGATGCCTTCACCGCAGCGGTTTTAAAAGCAGCCTGCCAGGGCCGCAGCGCTCCCATCAAAGCCGTCATCATGGACAGCCATGTGGTCGTCGGCGTGGGTAACATTTATGCCTGCGAGGCTCTTTTTATGGCGGGCATTCCCCCGATGAAAGCGGCAGGCAAGGTCAGCGGACCGCGATTGCAGAAGCTGGTCGCTGCCATCCGGGAAGTCCTGGCTGCCTCCATCGAAATGGGTGGCACCACCTTGCGGGACTTCCTCAATGAAAAGGGTGAGCCGGGTTACTTCTACCAGACCCTCCGCGTCTATGACCGGGAAGGAGAGCCCTGCCGCACCTGTGGAACACTGGTCAAGCGGGCAGTCATGAGCAACCGCTCCACCTTCTACTGCCCGAAGTGCCAGAAGTAA
- a CDS encoding RDD family protein — protein sequence MAALPPADTLQPVELADGVEIHLKVAGPAVRSVAWLVDLMIFLAVLVVLLIGMVMLTSALGDKTVQGILLLCLFVMAWFYNVVFEMSKKAATPGQRMMKLKVASVSGAPVRLPQSLIRNLLRVIDFMPGFYLFGLTCCLFTRRFQRLGDLVADTVVVYAEPEKVKVMTHQVNADALPPPVPLSRTEQAALLQFLERAPQWSEERRTELTDLLEPLTGSTGVKGLRQACGIGLWLQKGGQE from the coding sequence ATGGCTGCCCTTCCCCCCGCTGACACCCTTCAACCTGTGGAGCTTGCCGACGGTGTGGAGATCCACCTGAAGGTGGCTGGTCCGGCCGTTCGGAGCGTGGCGTGGCTGGTGGATCTGATGATTTTTTTAGCAGTGCTGGTTGTCCTGCTGATCGGGATGGTGATGCTGACTTCCGCGTTGGGAGACAAAACGGTGCAAGGCATTTTGCTGCTATGCCTGTTCGTGATGGCGTGGTTCTACAATGTGGTTTTTGAGATGAGCAAGAAAGCGGCGACACCGGGACAGCGGATGATGAAGCTGAAGGTGGCGAGCGTTTCGGGAGCACCAGTGAGGCTGCCGCAGTCGCTGATCCGGAATCTGCTGCGGGTCATTGATTTTATGCCGGGTTTTTATCTGTTTGGCCTCACCTGCTGCCTCTTTACCCGGCGTTTTCAGCGGTTGGGGGATCTGGTGGCGGACACGGTGGTGGTGTATGCGGAGCCGGAGAAAGTGAAAGTGATGACTCACCAGGTAAATGCGGATGCGCTACCCCCGCCGGTGCCGCTTTCACGCACGGAGCAGGCGGCGCTGCTACAGTTTTTGGAGAGGGCACCGCAGTGGTCTGAGGAACGGCGCACAGAACTGACGGACCTGCTAGAACCGCTGACAGGCAGCACGGGGGTGAAGGGCTTGAGGCAGGCCTGCGGCATAGGCCTTTGGCTGCAAAAGGGAGGGCAGGAGTAA
- a CDS encoding stage II sporulation protein M, producing MMSPTQFEKENEARWQRLEVLLNEVDAGKTNANVEELPQLFRQVCHDLSVAQHRMYGSRLVGRLNTLAIDGYRAIERRISGGWEKLVMMVFKDFPRAVRNERGLFWFCMAMFWLPFLFLAAWSPFDPEWAMSILGPQGMIQMEMMYGKNTSPLDYMREEFGSNFAMFGFYIYNNVSIDLRAFAGGLLGGVGSILIMVFNGAHLGAAVGYVHHACNPETFYSFVAGHSAPELMGVVISGMAGMRLGLSLVKPGQYDRRTALVLGGRKALVLITGAALMTAFAAVIEGFWSANPFPPMVRYGVGVIMWTLTLGYLFLCGREKSHEA from the coding sequence ATGATGAGCCCGACGCAGTTTGAAAAAGAGAATGAGGCCCGCTGGCAGCGGCTGGAAGTGCTGCTGAACGAGGTGGATGCCGGCAAGACGAATGCGAATGTGGAGGAACTGCCGCAACTGTTCCGCCAGGTGTGCCATGACCTGAGTGTGGCACAGCACCGCATGTATGGTTCGCGCCTGGTGGGAAGGCTGAACACGCTGGCCATTGACGGCTACCGGGCGATTGAGCGCCGCATCAGCGGCGGGTGGGAGAAGCTGGTGATGATGGTTTTCAAAGACTTTCCCCGGGCAGTGCGGAATGAGCGTGGGCTGTTCTGGTTTTGCATGGCGATGTTCTGGCTGCCATTTTTGTTCCTGGCGGCATGGTCGCCGTTTGACCCGGAATGGGCGATGTCCATTCTGGGACCTCAGGGCATGATCCAGATGGAAATGATGTATGGAAAGAACACTTCACCGCTGGATTACATGCGTGAGGAGTTCGGATCGAATTTTGCGATGTTCGGCTTTTACATATACAACAATGTGAGCATTGACCTCCGGGCTTTTGCGGGTGGTCTGCTGGGCGGGGTGGGGTCCATTTTGATCATGGTGTTTAACGGCGCGCACCTGGGGGCGGCGGTGGGGTATGTACATCATGCATGCAACCCAGAGACGTTTTACTCCTTTGTGGCGGGTCATTCGGCACCGGAACTCATGGGGGTGGTGATCTCCGGGATGGCGGGGATGCGGCTGGGGCTTTCCCTGGTGAAACCGGGGCAGTATGACCGGCGGACAGCGCTGGTACTGGGAGGAAGGAAGGCGCTGGTGCTAATCACGGGTGCGGCGCTGATGACGGCCTTTGCAGCAGTGATCGAGGGCTTTTGGTCGGCGAATCCGTTTCCCCCGATGGTACGGTATGGGGTGGGCGTGATCATGTGGACTTTGACCCTGGGCTATCTGTTTTTATGCGGGAGGGAGAAAAGCCATGAGGCTTGA
- a CDS encoding DUF4350 domain-containing protein translates to MRLEDLTIVLRPRMGWEAADLGCTLVRRDYGRILLLWLITAVPVWLMLAGLLRDHPVWFGLAAWWLKPLYDRLPLFHLSRAAFGARPTLKETLREWPRLWSRFLLSALLLRRLSFIRSFALPVWMLEGQRGRSVGKRLAALAADGGGSGAIVTWVFLKLEIAAWLGLMALASSFGPTGDEMEWGEIIANPEGFMESSDAQTWRSNIVYLVAMTMMEPFYVGAGFGLYLNSRTKIEGWDVELSFRRLAARLRPVVTAVVMLLTGLLTAGGMAMAQEPPDEKEVKTVLEEILAQEEFKEHTRTQKMWVPDDLELKDVNMDEDAFHWLGMIFYGVMIALVAWLVALAVRWLILNKHLFGLGLPGKKNQTEESGPRVVMGLDIAKENLPDDLIAAARTAWAAGQVREALSLLYRGALSRLVEQRRLRIRDSDTEDDCLMKVAEMGDVPVTDFFRRLTMIWVRAAYAGEEAQESEFDRLCLQWPFQQHPASQGRKLAGMRGAGLFLLVLIPALAGCKGHWEDVTLPLGYKGKARTDPFLAAQRLLEEYGHEAMRKPAFNSLPESDNGVVILSGEAGIPEARARQLLEWVEDGGHLVYALAGCAPYNDWGLFGGMSTFGYTGNEERPDPVLEKLGIQVEGGAGLDAFKKAVKDQMSGKGTNKEADEDVKENEESKKIKTPEDVLTIISEVALDEDTYQVEFPAVHTLSIDRLLTAGESHTGTLEKATLLDLWHGLGRVTVISHARPLRNRYLDENDHARWLLALLEGDSREVHFIVSLQSSFLSLLWTRAWMPLMGLALVTVVWLWLNMPRFGPMRQVELHDTKHFTEHISALGQFFYRLKRGDVLLNAAADAVRARAIRKHPYLAQMNDEALVQLLAEASTMPAARIQAAFVPEAKVPAHEMLRRLQDLQKLKAAL, encoded by the coding sequence ATGAGGCTTGAGGATCTGACCATTGTGCTGCGTCCCCGCATGGGCTGGGAAGCGGCGGACCTGGGCTGCACGCTGGTGCGGCGGGACTATGGGCGCATTCTTCTGCTCTGGCTGATCACGGCGGTGCCGGTGTGGCTGATGCTGGCAGGGCTGCTGCGGGATCACCCGGTCTGGTTTGGCCTGGCGGCATGGTGGCTGAAACCGCTGTATGACCGGCTGCCGCTGTTTCACCTGAGCCGGGCGGCCTTTGGGGCCAGGCCGACACTGAAGGAGACGCTAAGGGAATGGCCCCGGTTATGGTCGCGCTTTTTGTTATCCGCGCTGCTCCTGAGGAGGCTGTCATTTATCCGCAGCTTTGCACTGCCGGTGTGGATGCTGGAGGGGCAGCGGGGGCGATCCGTGGGAAAAAGACTGGCGGCGCTGGCGGCAGACGGGGGCGGCAGCGGAGCGATTGTAACGTGGGTTTTTCTAAAACTGGAGATCGCTGCGTGGCTGGGCCTGATGGCGCTGGCGAGCAGCTTTGGGCCCACAGGGGATGAAATGGAGTGGGGAGAGATTATAGCAAATCCGGAAGGGTTTATGGAGTCATCCGATGCGCAGACCTGGCGCAGTAACATTGTCTATCTGGTAGCCATGACGATGATGGAGCCCTTCTATGTGGGAGCCGGCTTTGGGCTGTATCTGAACTCAAGGACGAAGATCGAAGGCTGGGATGTGGAGCTGTCTTTCCGGAGGCTGGCGGCAAGGCTGCGGCCGGTGGTGACAGCGGTTGTAATGTTATTGACGGGGCTGCTGACAGCCGGAGGAATGGCGATGGCGCAGGAGCCGCCGGATGAGAAAGAAGTGAAGACGGTGCTGGAGGAGATCCTGGCCCAGGAAGAATTTAAGGAGCACACCCGGACGCAAAAAATGTGGGTCCCTGACGACCTGGAGTTGAAAGACGTCAACATGGATGAGGATGCCTTTCACTGGTTGGGGATGATTTTTTACGGAGTGATGATAGCACTGGTGGCGTGGCTCGTTGCCCTGGCAGTGCGCTGGCTGATTCTGAACAAGCATCTGTTTGGCCTGGGGCTGCCGGGGAAAAAGAATCAGACGGAGGAATCAGGGCCACGGGTCGTGATGGGGCTGGATATTGCCAAAGAAAACCTGCCAGATGACCTCATCGCCGCTGCACGTACGGCCTGGGCGGCGGGGCAGGTGCGGGAGGCTTTGAGCCTGCTTTACCGGGGGGCGCTTTCCCGGCTGGTGGAGCAGCGGCGGCTGCGGATCCGTGACAGTGACACGGAGGACGACTGTCTGATGAAAGTGGCAGAGATGGGAGATGTGCCGGTGACGGATTTCTTCCGCAGGCTGACGATGATCTGGGTCCGGGCGGCGTATGCGGGTGAAGAGGCGCAGGAAAGTGAGTTTGACCGGCTCTGCCTGCAATGGCCGTTCCAGCAACACCCGGCTTCCCAAGGTCGCAAACTGGCAGGAATGCGAGGTGCCGGATTGTTTTTGCTGGTGCTGATACCGGCGCTTGCCGGTTGCAAAGGTCACTGGGAGGACGTGACCCTTCCCCTGGGTTACAAGGGCAAGGCGCGGACGGATCCTTTTCTGGCAGCGCAAAGGCTGCTGGAGGAATACGGCCATGAAGCCATGCGCAAGCCGGCTTTTAACAGTCTGCCTGAAAGCGACAACGGGGTGGTTATTTTATCCGGCGAAGCCGGCATCCCGGAAGCAAGGGCTAGGCAGCTCCTGGAGTGGGTGGAGGACGGTGGCCATCTGGTGTATGCGCTGGCAGGCTGCGCACCGTATAACGACTGGGGCCTGTTCGGCGGGATGAGTACTTTTGGTTATACCGGCAATGAGGAACGGCCTGATCCTGTGCTGGAAAAACTCGGCATCCAGGTGGAAGGCGGAGCCGGGCTGGATGCTTTTAAAAAGGCGGTCAAAGACCAGATGAGCGGCAAGGGCACAAACAAGGAAGCTGACGAAGATGTGAAGGAAAATGAAGAGTCCAAGAAGATCAAAACGCCGGAGGATGTGCTCACGATCATCAGCGAGGTGGCGCTGGATGAGGACACGTACCAGGTGGAGTTTCCGGCTGTGCATACGCTGTCCATTGACCGGCTGCTGACCGCTGGTGAATCTCATACGGGCACTCTGGAAAAGGCCACGCTGCTGGACCTCTGGCATGGCCTGGGCCGGGTGACGGTGATCAGCCACGCAAGGCCCTTGAGAAACCGGTATCTGGATGAAAACGACCATGCGCGCTGGCTGCTGGCCCTGCTGGAAGGAGACAGCCGGGAGGTCCATTTCATCGTCAGTTTGCAAAGCAGCTTCTTGAGCCTGCTATGGACACGCGCATGGATGCCTCTGATGGGCCTGGCCCTGGTGACGGTGGTCTGGCTGTGGCTGAACATGCCCCGGTTTGGCCCGATGAGGCAGGTGGAGCTGCATGATACCAAACACTTCACCGAGCACATCAGTGCGCTGGGACAGTTTTTCTACCGGCTGAAGCGGGGGGATGTACTGCTGAATGCGGCGGCGGATGCGGTAAGGGCGCGAGCCATCCGGAAACATCCGTATCTGGCGCAGATGAATGATGAAGCGCTGGTGCAGCTTTTGGCGGAGGCATCCACCATGCCGGCGGCGCGCATCCAGGCGGCTTTTGTTCCTGAGGCCAAGGTGCCAGCGCATGAGATGCTGCGCCGCCTGCAGGATCTGCAGAAGCTGAAGGCGGCGCTATGA
- the purT gene encoding formate-dependent phosphoribosylglycinamide formyltransferase: MSRIGTPLSSTATKVMLLGSGELGKEVVIELQRLGCEVIAVDRYANAPAMQVAHRSHVISMLDGEALRRLVEVEQPNFIVPEIEAIATDTLVELENEGFTVVPTARAAKLTMNREGIRRLAAEELGLKCSPYIFAGTEEEFRAAIAQIGMPCVVKPIMSSSGKGQSVVKIESDISHSWQYAQEGGRAGKGKVIVEGFVDFDYEITMLTVRHASGTAFCAPVGHTQIKGDYRESWQPHAMSEKALAAAEHMAGAITEALGGRGLFGVELFIKGDEVIFSEVSPRPHDTGLVTLISQDLSEFALHVRAILGLPIPNIRQHGPSASCAVLVEGDSSQVQFGSLDQVLAEPDTQLRLFGKPTVSGQRRMAVTLARAETVEEARAKAHRAAQSMEIRL; this comes from the coding sequence ATGTCCCGCATCGGCACCCCTCTTTCCTCCACCGCTACCAAAGTCATGCTCCTCGGCTCAGGCGAGCTGGGCAAAGAAGTCGTCATCGAGCTCCAGCGCCTCGGCTGCGAAGTCATCGCCGTGGACCGCTACGCCAATGCCCCCGCCATGCAGGTGGCCCACCGCAGCCACGTCATCTCCATGCTGGATGGCGAAGCTCTCCGCCGCTTGGTGGAGGTCGAGCAGCCGAATTTCATCGTCCCGGAGATCGAGGCTATCGCCACAGATACCCTCGTCGAACTTGAAAACGAAGGCTTCACCGTTGTCCCCACCGCCCGCGCGGCCAAGCTGACCATGAACCGCGAAGGCATCCGCCGCCTCGCTGCCGAGGAGCTTGGCCTCAAATGCTCCCCCTATATCTTTGCCGGGACTGAGGAGGAATTTCGCGCCGCCATCGCCCAGATCGGCATGCCCTGCGTGGTCAAGCCCATCATGTCCTCCTCCGGCAAAGGTCAGAGCGTCGTGAAAATCGAATCCGACATCTCCCACTCCTGGCAGTATGCCCAGGAAGGCGGCCGCGCCGGGAAGGGGAAGGTCATCGTGGAAGGCTTTGTGGACTTTGACTATGAGATCACCATGCTCACCGTCCGCCATGCTAGTGGCACCGCCTTCTGCGCCCCTGTAGGCCATACGCAGATTAAAGGCGACTACCGCGAATCCTGGCAGCCTCACGCCATGAGCGAAAAAGCTCTCGCCGCCGCCGAGCACATGGCCGGAGCCATCACGGAAGCTCTCGGGGGCAGGGGACTCTTCGGTGTCGAGCTCTTCATCAAAGGTGATGAGGTCATCTTCAGCGAAGTCTCCCCCCGGCCGCACGATACCGGCCTTGTCACCCTCATTTCCCAGGACCTCTCCGAGTTCGCCCTGCACGTCCGTGCCATCCTCGGCCTGCCTATCCCCAACATCCGCCAGCACGGCCCCAGTGCCAGTTGCGCCGTACTGGTGGAGGGAGATTCCTCCCAGGTTCAGTTCGGGTCTCTGGACCAAGTCCTTGCCGAGCCGGACACCCAGCTTCGCCTCTTTGGCAAACCCACCGTCAGCGGCCAGCGCCGCATGGCCGTCACCCTCGCCCGGGCTGAAACGGTGGAAGAAGCCCGCGCCAAAGCCCACCGCGCCGCCCAGTCCATGGAAATCCGGCTGTAA
- a CDS encoding LysM peptidoglycan-binding domain-containing protein gives MKAQPADFFTMYPRLVITALCLYSGIAQGQNYAPGAVQAPAYRQAGSAYSPQPPSQQQRYVSTAPQAPKGYQAGYGTPPTGYKPPTPKASTAPKSYSKPVTLETKVARLEKNDAQQDRRLSSLERGTGTGSSHHSSAPAEGKLYTVRPGDTLWRIADRHSTSINALKAANRISGETITIGQTLVIPGHGPVSAPPASGSSPAGVHIVRPGDTFSEIAHANGISQDALARANPSAYPDRLLVGERLVIPGKKSTSSPSWSPPPASNPATASSLAHIVKKGESLGAIAKGYGIPTATLASANKLKNANLIEPGQRLIIPGGSPPRSPAPAYPSFDSDTDTQPLPGAALESYVTSTPEPAPAPSFAPAPEPAPVSKPAAPVSSNRRGIVAYRLERGDDINTVSNLFNTTPDKIRELNKLSPDSKLKEGDEVVVPSIGAVSLN, from the coding sequence ATGAAAGCGCAGCCTGCCGACTTTTTCACGATGTATCCCCGTCTGGTCATCACGGCCCTCTGCTTATACAGCGGCATTGCCCAGGGGCAAAATTATGCACCCGGAGCCGTGCAGGCACCGGCATACAGGCAGGCTGGTTCCGCTTACAGCCCGCAGCCGCCTTCTCAGCAGCAGCGTTACGTTTCCACTGCTCCTCAGGCTCCGAAGGGATATCAAGCCGGTTATGGCACCCCGCCTACGGGCTACAAGCCCCCGACTCCAAAAGCCAGCACGGCCCCGAAATCCTACTCCAAGCCGGTCACTTTGGAGACCAAGGTAGCCCGGCTGGAAAAGAATGACGCCCAGCAGGATCGGCGTCTTTCCAGCCTGGAGCGCGGGACCGGCACAGGCAGCAGTCATCACAGTTCCGCCCCGGCGGAAGGAAAGCTCTACACGGTCCGTCCCGGCGACACCCTCTGGCGCATCGCCGACAGGCACAGCACCAGCATCAACGCGCTCAAAGCCGCCAACCGTATTTCGGGAGAGACCATCACCATCGGCCAGACTCTGGTCATCCCCGGCCATGGCCCGGTCTCTGCCCCCCCGGCTTCCGGCTCAAGCCCGGCAGGTGTCCACATCGTCCGCCCAGGGGATACTTTTTCTGAAATCGCCCACGCCAATGGCATCTCCCAGGATGCACTCGCCCGTGCGAATCCCTCGGCTTATCCAGACAGGCTCCTGGTCGGTGAGCGTCTGGTCATCCCTGGAAAAAAATCCACCTCATCTCCCTCCTGGTCGCCCCCTCCTGCCAGTAACCCGGCCACGGCTTCTTCCCTTGCCCACATTGTCAAAAAAGGCGAAAGCCTGGGTGCCATCGCCAAGGGCTACGGCATTCCCACCGCCACCCTCGCTTCGGCGAACAAGCTCAAAAACGCCAATCTCATCGAGCCTGGGCAGCGTCTGATCATCCCTGGCGGCTCGCCCCCCCGCAGTCCCGCTCCTGCCTATCCGTCCTTTGACTCTGATACCGATACCCAGCCCCTGCCTGGTGCAGCTCTGGAGTCCTATGTCACTTCAACGCCTGAGCCAGCCCCGGCACCTTCCTTTGCCCCGGCTCCCGAACCCGCACCCGTTTCCAAACCCGCTGCCCCCGTCAGCAGCAACCGTCGCGGCATTGTCGCCTACCGTCTGGAGCGTGGTGATGACATCAACACTGTGTCCAATCTCTTCAACACCACCCCGGATAAAATTCGCGAGCTCAACAAACTCAGCCCCGACAGCAAGCTGAAAGAGGGTGATGAAGTCGTGGTTCCTTCCATCGGAGCCGTGTCCCTGAATTGA
- a CDS encoding N-acetylmuramoyl-L-alanine amidase: MKKSVSSSVRPWAKIGFVARSMGSYGALMAGLVSLAWHSVELEAVPSVRLEAWDASAVPLVVLDAGHGGHDGGAVAGGTLEKKLALELTLQLREKLLLKGLRVKLTRSEDVFLPLEERAAVANESEATIFVSLHLNTSSSSEVNGIETYFTERKSLAAQRALQARWALDSAAVKDERGRWLAENLQNQACLSTRAASRGIKERNYAVVSQTLMPAVLIECGFLTNAAEAERLKTEEYQNKLTEGISKGIMLFLKAHPRDSRRGIHLLAGPATAPAEEREQAAR; the protein is encoded by the coding sequence TTGAAAAAATCTGTCTCCAGCTCTGTCCGCCCTTGGGCGAAAATTGGCTTCGTGGCTCGCAGCATGGGTTCGTACGGCGCCTTGATGGCAGGGCTTGTTTCATTGGCCTGGCATTCAGTTGAACTTGAGGCTGTGCCCAGTGTGAGGCTGGAAGCCTGGGATGCCAGTGCTGTGCCGCTGGTAGTGCTGGATGCGGGGCATGGCGGTCATGATGGTGGAGCCGTGGCGGGGGGAACGCTTGAAAAAAAACTGGCGCTGGAACTGACCCTGCAGCTTCGGGAAAAACTCCTGCTCAAAGGACTGCGGGTAAAATTGACACGTAGCGAAGATGTTTTTTTGCCGTTGGAAGAGAGAGCGGCAGTCGCAAACGAATCAGAGGCCACAATTTTTGTAAGTCTGCATCTGAATACCAGCTCTTCCAGTGAAGTAAACGGCATCGAGACTTATTTCACGGAGCGGAAGTCCCTGGCCGCACAGCGTGCTCTACAGGCAAGGTGGGCGCTGGATTCGGCTGCAGTGAAGGATGAGCGCGGCCGCTGGCTGGCGGAAAACCTGCAAAACCAAGCCTGCTTGAGCACCCGGGCGGCCAGCCGGGGGATCAAGGAGCGCAACTACGCAGTGGTGAGCCAGACCCTGATGCCTGCTGTCTTGATCGAATGCGGTTTCCTGACGAATGCGGCAGAAGCGGAGCGGCTTAAAACGGAAGAGTATCAAAACAAACTGACTGAAGGCATCTCGAAGGGAATCATGCTCTTTCTCAAAGCACATCCCCGCGACTCACGAAGAGGCATCCACCTGCTTGCCGGACCTGCCACAGCTCCGGCAGAGGAAAGAGAACAAGCAGCCCGATGA
- a CDS encoding amino acid ABC transporter permease, whose amino-acid sequence MRPLMWTVILIAGAALAMYGTFARVHYQWNWQGMWEYREQILYGWLTTMSISLGAMVLSILVGFILMAGRRSAITPARLLCSGFVELLRGSPLLVQLLIGYYIIATALHIRDPLFVGMILLGLFEGAYLAEIFRGAVESIGASQREAARAVGFDKVQMYRYVIIPQAIRRALPGTTGQLVSLIKDSSLLSVIGIEELVQKVKILNSSSYTALEGYLPLAAAYLVVTLPLSWYAGRLERRFAYET is encoded by the coding sequence ATGCGACCTCTGATGTGGACTGTGATCCTCATCGCAGGTGCTGCACTGGCGATGTACGGTACTTTTGCCAGAGTGCATTATCAATGGAACTGGCAGGGAATGTGGGAATATCGCGAGCAAATTCTTTATGGCTGGCTGACAACCATGTCCATTTCGCTGGGAGCAATGGTATTGAGCATATTAGTAGGCTTTATATTGATGGCTGGTAGGCGGTCCGCAATCACGCCTGCACGTCTTTTGTGCAGCGGTTTTGTGGAACTGCTGCGAGGATCCCCTCTTTTAGTGCAATTGTTAATAGGGTATTACATCATCGCAACAGCTCTTCATATCCGTGATCCACTGTTTGTGGGGATGATCCTGCTGGGGCTGTTTGAAGGGGCTTATCTGGCAGAAATATTCCGTGGCGCGGTGGAGAGCATCGGGGCATCACAGAGGGAGGCTGCCAGGGCTGTCGGATTCGACAAAGTACAAATGTACCGGTATGTCATCATCCCCCAGGCCATCCGCAGGGCGCTGCCTGGCACAACAGGACAGCTGGTCTCCCTCATCAAGGACTCTTCTTTGCTATCGGTGATCGGCATTGAAGAACTTGTGCAGAAGGTCAAGATTCTGAACAGCAGCAGCTACACCGCATTGGAAGGTTACCTGCCTCTGGCAGCGGCTTATCTTGTCGTGACACTGCCGCTGTCCTGGTATGCCGGACGGCTGGAAAGGAGGTTCGCGTATGAAACTTGA
- a CDS encoding amino acid ABC transporter ATP-binding protein, giving the protein MKLETRDVVKRYGKFTALNSASFQTGNDARVVVLLGPSGGGKSTMLRVLGGLLVPEEGSVLVNDEEIPHNPSEALKVLRQNGFVFQGYNLFPHLTALQNVTLPLTAVHGKSSLEAVQRAEELLIRLDLADHLHKRPAELSGGQQQRAAIARALASRPRLLLLDEPTSALDPVMTGEVLDVIRELAASGQQIVLATHELSFARQIADWVVFLAQGVVLESCPAVKFFDDPLSSQAKEYLTAVTKYR; this is encoded by the coding sequence ATGAAACTTGAAACGCGGGACGTGGTGAAACGCTACGGCAAATTCACCGCGCTGAACAGTGCCAGCTTTCAAACCGGCAATGATGCGCGAGTGGTCGTCCTTTTGGGGCCCAGCGGTGGTGGAAAGTCCACCATGCTACGCGTTCTTGGCGGGTTGCTGGTGCCTGAAGAAGGCTCAGTTCTCGTCAATGATGAAGAAATTCCCCATAACCCGTCGGAGGCTTTAAAAGTGCTTCGGCAGAACGGATTTGTCTTCCAGGGTTATAATCTGTTCCCTCACCTGACTGCCCTGCAAAATGTGACACTGCCGCTGACTGCCGTGCATGGGAAAAGCAGCCTGGAAGCTGTGCAGCGGGCGGAAGAATTGCTGATACGGCTGGACCTGGCCGACCATTTGCACAAACGACCGGCGGAACTTTCAGGTGGGCAGCAGCAGCGGGCAGCCATCGCAAGGGCACTTGCATCCAGGCCCAGACTGCTGTTGCTGGATGAACCCACTTCTGCCCTGGATCCGGTCATGACAGGAGAGGTGCTGGACGTGATCCGTGAACTGGCCGCTTCCGGCCAGCAGATTGTACTGGCGACTCATGAGCTGAGCTTTGCCCGTCAGATAGCTGACTGGGTCGTTTTCCTGGCTCAAGGAGTCGTATTGGAGTCCTGCCCCGCAGTTAAGTTTTTTGATGATCCATTGTCATCCCAAGCGAAGGAATATTTGACGGCGGTCACAAAATACCGTTGA